A single genomic interval of Mycobacterium sp. DL592 harbors:
- the glf gene encoding UDP-galactopyranose mutase, with protein sequence MTFPDSRVAPLLPAGPPDLFVVGSGFFGLTIAERAATQLGKRVLVVERRSHIGGNAYSEPEPQTGIEIHKYGAHLFHTSNTRVWDYVRQFTDFTGYQHRVFAMHNGQAYQFPMGLGLVAQFFGRYYSPAEARALIAEQSAEIDTADAQNLEEKAISLIGRPLYEAFVRDYTAKQWQTDPKDLPAANITRLPVRYTFDNRYFNDTYEGLPVDGYTKWLENMAADERIEVRTDTDWFDVRAELRAANPDAPVVYTGPLDRYFDYTEGRLGWRTLDFEVEVLPTGDFQGTPVMNYNDLDVPYTRIHEFRHFHPERQYPTDKTVIMREYSRFADADDEPYYPINTESDRALLAAYRARAKEETASAKVLFGGRLGTYQYLDMHMAIASALSMYDNVLAPHLRDGTPLTESSTE encoded by the coding sequence ATGACCTTTCCTGATTCCCGGGTCGCTCCGCTCCTGCCCGCCGGCCCCCCCGATCTTTTCGTCGTCGGCTCCGGCTTCTTCGGCCTGACGATCGCCGAACGCGCGGCCACCCAACTGGGCAAGCGTGTCCTGGTCGTCGAGCGCCGCAGCCACATCGGCGGCAATGCCTATTCCGAGCCCGAGCCGCAGACCGGCATCGAGATCCACAAGTACGGCGCCCACCTGTTCCACACGTCGAACACCCGGGTGTGGGATTACGTCCGCCAGTTCACCGACTTCACCGGCTACCAGCACCGGGTGTTCGCCATGCACAACGGCCAGGCCTACCAGTTCCCGATGGGCCTGGGTTTGGTGGCGCAGTTCTTCGGCCGGTACTACAGCCCGGCCGAGGCGCGGGCCCTGATCGCCGAGCAGTCCGCCGAGATCGACACCGCCGACGCGCAGAACCTCGAAGAGAAGGCCATCTCGCTGATCGGCCGGCCGCTCTACGAGGCGTTCGTCCGGGATTACACCGCCAAGCAGTGGCAGACCGACCCCAAGGACCTGCCCGCGGCCAACATCACCCGGTTGCCGGTCCGCTACACCTTCGACAACCGCTACTTCAACGACACCTACGAGGGACTGCCCGTCGACGGCTACACGAAGTGGCTGGAGAACATGGCCGCCGACGAGCGCATCGAGGTGCGCACCGACACCGACTGGTTCGACGTCCGCGCCGAGCTGCGGGCCGCCAACCCGGATGCCCCGGTCGTGTATACCGGCCCGCTGGACCGCTACTTCGACTACACCGAGGGCCGGCTGGGCTGGCGCACCCTGGACTTCGAGGTCGAAGTCCTGCCGACCGGGGATTTCCAGGGCACACCGGTGATGAACTACAACGACCTCGACGTGCCCTACACCCGGATCCACGAGTTCCGGCACTTCCATCCCGAGCGGCAGTACCCCACCGACAAGACCGTCATCATGCGGGAGTACTCGCGCTTCGCCGATGCCGACGACGAGCCGTACTACCCGATCAACACCGAGTCCGACCGCGCGTTGCTGGCCGCCTATCGGGCCAGGGCCAAGGAGGAGACCGCCTCGGCGAAAGTCCTCTTTGGTGGCAGGCTGGGCACGTACCAGTACCTGGACATGCACATGGCGATCGCCAGCGCGCTGAGCATGTACGACAACGTCCTGGCGCCCCATCTGCGCGACGGGACCCCGCTTACGGAAAGCAGCACAGAATGA
- a CDS encoding alpha/beta hydrolase family protein gives MLRAVSGSGVRAMGHRLTAAVAAVLMMSGVAAITGTTPTATAFSRDGLPVEYLDVYSASMGRNIRVQFQAGAAGPAPAPESPAPLAPTKAVYLLDGLRAQDDYSGWDINTPAFEWFYGSGVSVAMPVGGQSSFYSDWYSPSSFNKQPYTYKWETFLTTELPEWLATNRQVSRTGNGVVGLSMSGGAALILAAYHPQQFVYGASLSGFLNPSAVLMQQAIRVAMLDAGGYNVDNMWGAPWDPAWKRNDPVKQAATLARNGTRLWIYCAPGGQTDLDQAADPGVALSATSLESMAITSNKDFQAAYTQAGGTNATFSFPPSGNHSWPYWGAQLAALKPDLISTINR, from the coding sequence ATGCTTCGTGCAGTGAGTGGTTCAGGCGTGCGCGCCATGGGCCACCGACTGACCGCCGCGGTGGCCGCCGTCCTGATGATGTCGGGCGTCGCGGCGATCACCGGCACCACACCGACTGCCACCGCGTTCTCCCGCGACGGTCTGCCGGTGGAGTACCTCGACGTCTATTCGGCGTCGATGGGGCGGAACATCCGCGTCCAGTTTCAGGCCGGAGCCGCAGGGCCGGCACCTGCACCTGAGTCCCCGGCACCCCTCGCCCCGACCAAGGCCGTTTACCTGCTCGACGGGCTGCGCGCCCAGGACGACTACAGCGGCTGGGACATCAACACCCCGGCCTTCGAGTGGTTCTACGGCTCGGGTGTCTCGGTGGCGATGCCCGTCGGCGGGCAGTCCAGCTTCTACTCCGACTGGTATTCGCCGTCGAGCTTCAATAAGCAGCCCTACACCTATAAGTGGGAGACATTCCTCACCACCGAGTTGCCGGAGTGGCTGGCCACCAACAGGCAGGTCTCCCGGACCGGCAACGGCGTCGTCGGGCTGTCGATGTCCGGCGGGGCCGCCCTGATCCTGGCGGCCTATCACCCGCAGCAGTTCGTCTACGGGGCGTCGCTGTCGGGTTTCCTCAATCCGTCGGCGGTGCTCATGCAGCAGGCCATCCGGGTGGCCATGCTCGACGCCGGCGGCTACAACGTCGACAACATGTGGGGCGCCCCCTGGGATCCGGCCTGGAAGCGCAACGATCCGGTCAAACAGGCTGCCACGCTGGCCCGTAACGGCACCCGGCTGTGGATCTACTGCGCACCCGGCGGGCAGACCGATCTCGATCAGGCCGCCGACCCCGGCGTCGCACTGAGCGCCACCAGCCTGGAGTCCATGGCGATCACGAGCAACAAGGATTTCCAGGCCGCCTACACCCAGGCCGGCGGCACCAATGCGACGTTCAGCTTCCCGCCGTCGGGCAACCATTCCTGGCCTTATTGGGGAGCTCAGTTGGCCGCTTTGAAACCCGACCTGATCAGCACAATCAACCGGTGA
- a CDS encoding phosphatase PAP2 family protein, with protein MPDGREPVAPPPSGEVAVLVAVQSRLATPPVLGVARAMSHFGEHAQGWVALSAVGALLSRKRRRDWLLVGVGAVAAHAAAIAIKLVVRRKRPHHPAIAVNVGTPSALSFPSAHATSSTAAAMLLCRATRSPLPLVVVPAMAVSRLVLGVHYPTDVLAGAAVGAVVARAAAHLASPQKETQK; from the coding sequence ATGCCTGACGGCCGCGAGCCGGTCGCGCCGCCGCCCAGCGGCGAGGTCGCCGTGCTGGTGGCGGTGCAGTCCCGGCTGGCCACCCCGCCGGTGCTCGGCGTCGCCCGGGCCATGTCGCACTTCGGTGAGCATGCCCAGGGCTGGGTGGCACTGTCGGCGGTCGGTGCGCTGCTGTCCCGCAAGCGGCGCCGGGACTGGCTGCTGGTCGGCGTCGGCGCCGTCGCCGCACATGCCGCCGCGATCGCGATCAAGCTGGTGGTGCGCCGCAAGCGCCCGCATCACCCGGCGATCGCGGTCAACGTGGGCACGCCGAGCGCGCTGAGCTTCCCGTCGGCGCACGCCACCTCCTCGACCGCCGCGGCTATGCTGCTGTGCCGGGCCACTCGCTCACCGCTTCCGCTGGTTGTGGTGCCTGCGATGGCCGTGTCGCGGCTGGTGCTCGGTGTGCACTACCCGACCGATGTGCTCGCCGGGGCAGCTGTGGGCGCGGTGGTCGCGCGTGCGGCCGCCCACCTCGCCTCACCGCAGAAGGAGACGCAGAAGTGA
- a CDS encoding N-acetylmuramoyl-L-alanine amidase, translating into MPSRRPTPTILFTALAATVVILPWAINGVPGTHHRDGPNAADTVLNQQPLTGLGGGQTIREISQSTPFSLVALTGTDLTGTTAEVRAKRPDGSWGPWYKADTLESNADDRQAGGPRGTDPVFVGTTTAVQIAVSRPKDAPVTTAPPEHGLDAGKQLGYVPANVEQPFAQNISAVLITPPKAPVDSQWNPPTAALGPGQPPNIISRSQWGADDSMRCGGPAYGNGIRAAVVHHTAGSNDYAPEDSAAIVRSIYAYHTRTLGWCDIAYNALVDKYGQVFEGRAGGITKDVLGSHTGGFNRDVWGVSMIGDFETVPPTDIQIRTVGRLLGWRMGLDHVNPMGTVQLTSAGGEYTFYPAGATPTLPEIFAHRDVGNTECPGNAGYAALPMIRDIAARFNRPPDIVDSLRGGAIFDRWEAMGGKDGPLGAPSSPEAAGDGDARYATFEHGAIYWSPSSGAQPLTGAIYEAWASLGYERGALGLPTSGEIQEPEWIVQNFQHGTLNFDRQTHNVLRVIDGLTLVMPPPPVDGPPVQLERFSRIANPILEPAG; encoded by the coding sequence GTGCCGTCTCGACGACCCACACCGACGATCCTGTTCACCGCACTCGCGGCGACTGTCGTCATCCTGCCGTGGGCGATCAACGGCGTGCCCGGAACCCACCACCGCGACGGGCCCAACGCGGCTGACACCGTGCTCAATCAGCAACCTCTGACGGGGCTCGGCGGCGGGCAGACGATCCGCGAGATCAGCCAGTCCACGCCGTTTTCCTTGGTGGCGCTCACCGGCACCGACCTGACCGGAACCACCGCCGAAGTCCGCGCCAAGCGTCCCGACGGCTCATGGGGCCCGTGGTACAAGGCCGACACCCTCGAATCGAACGCCGACGACCGCCAGGCCGGCGGACCCCGCGGCACCGACCCGGTGTTCGTCGGCACCACCACCGCCGTGCAGATCGCCGTCAGCAGGCCCAAAGACGCTCCCGTCACCACCGCACCCCCCGAACACGGCCTGGATGCCGGCAAGCAACTGGGCTACGTCCCGGCCAACGTCGAACAGCCCTTCGCCCAGAACATCTCGGCCGTTCTCATCACCCCGCCGAAAGCACCCGTCGACTCGCAGTGGAACCCGCCGACCGCCGCGCTCGGGCCGGGTCAACCGCCGAACATCATCAGTCGGTCCCAATGGGGTGCCGACGACAGCATGCGGTGCGGAGGTCCGGCGTACGGCAACGGCATTCGCGCGGCCGTCGTGCATCACACCGCGGGCAGCAACGACTACGCGCCGGAGGATTCCGCGGCGATCGTCCGCTCGATCTACGCGTACCACACCAGAACGCTGGGTTGGTGCGACATCGCCTACAACGCACTGGTCGACAAGTACGGTCAGGTATTCGAGGGCCGGGCAGGCGGAATCACCAAGGACGTCCTGGGATCTCACACCGGCGGGTTCAACCGCGACGTGTGGGGGGTGTCGATGATCGGCGACTTCGAAACCGTCCCCCCGACCGACATCCAGATCCGGACCGTCGGCCGGCTACTCGGCTGGCGGATGGGACTTGATCACGTAAACCCAATGGGTACAGTGCAATTGACGTCGGCCGGCGGTGAGTACACGTTCTATCCTGCGGGCGCGACACCCACCCTTCCGGAGATCTTCGCCCACCGCGACGTCGGTAACACCGAATGCCCGGGCAATGCCGGCTATGCGGCACTGCCGATGATCCGCGACATCGCGGCGCGATTCAACCGGCCGCCCGACATCGTCGACTCACTGCGCGGCGGAGCGATCTTCGACCGCTGGGAAGCCATGGGCGGCAAGGACGGTCCCCTGGGCGCACCCTCGAGCCCGGAAGCCGCCGGCGACGGCGACGCACGGTATGCGACATTCGAACACGGCGCCATCTACTGGTCGCCGTCGAGCGGGGCGCAGCCGTTGACCGGCGCGATCTACGAAGCCTGGGCGTCACTGGGGTACGAGCGCGGCGCGCTGGGCCTGCCAACCAGCGGCGAGATTCAGGAACCCGAGTGGATCGTGCAGAACTTCCAGCACGGCACCCTCAACTTCGACCGGCAGACGCACAACGTGCTGCGGGTGATCGACGGGTTGACCCTCGTGATGCCGCCACCGCCGGTGGACGGTCCGCCGGTTCAGCTCGAACGCTTCAGCCGGATCGCCAATCCCATCCTGGAGCCGGCCGGCTAG
- a CDS encoding glycosyltransferase yields the protein MSDIPSGPIAAGETKAVSLLARVILPRPGEPLDVRKLYIEESETNSRRAHAPTRTTLEIGSESEVSFATYFNAFPASYWRRWSTLDSVVLRVELTGSARVDVYRSKATGARITVGGTEVTSPDADTPTAAEFEIGLDPFEDGGWIWFDITTDTKVTLHRAAWYAPVPAPGRANITVGIPTFNRPADCVNALKALTSDPLVDEVIGAVIVADQGADKACAHPDFPAAAALLGDRLTIHNQPNLGGSGGYSRVMYEALKNTDCEQILFMDDDIRIEPDSVLRALALNRFAKTPTLIGGQMLNLQEPSHLHVMGEVVDRSNFMWTNAPFTQYDHNFAKHPLSDDDERSLALHRRIDVDYNGWWMCMIPRQVAEELGQPLPLFIKWDDADYGLRAGEHGYGTVTMPGTAIWHMAWSDKDDAIDWQAYFHLRNRLVVSALHWDGPVRGLLGSSLKATFKHLLCLEYSTVAIQNKAIADFLAGPEHIFSILESALPEVRSMRAQYPDAVVRPGATSLPKPSGRTKVHKPPVSLPAIGFRLTRGVLHQLRKENPDHHERPQLNVPTQDARWFLLCKVDGVTVTTADGRGVVFRQRDRAKMFALLRESMRQHVRLARKYNRMRKVYRRALPVLSSKEKWETVLFDKAAVNA from the coding sequence ATGAGCGACATCCCGTCCGGGCCCATCGCGGCCGGCGAGACCAAAGCGGTGAGCCTGCTCGCCCGGGTGATCCTGCCGCGCCCCGGTGAACCGCTGGACGTCCGCAAGCTCTATATCGAAGAGTCCGAGACCAATTCCCGGCGCGCACACGCACCCACTCGCACCACGCTGGAGATCGGCTCGGAGTCGGAGGTTTCGTTCGCCACCTACTTCAACGCGTTCCCGGCGAGCTACTGGCGCCGGTGGTCGACGCTGGACTCGGTGGTGCTGCGCGTCGAACTGACCGGATCGGCCCGGGTGGACGTCTACCGCTCCAAGGCCACCGGTGCCCGCATCACCGTCGGTGGCACCGAGGTCACCAGCCCGGACGCCGACACACCCACGGCCGCCGAGTTCGAGATCGGCCTGGACCCGTTCGAGGACGGCGGCTGGATCTGGTTCGACATCACCACCGACACCAAGGTGACGTTGCACAGGGCCGCCTGGTACGCGCCGGTGCCCGCACCCGGCCGGGCCAATATCACCGTCGGCATCCCGACCTTCAACCGCCCGGCCGACTGCGTCAACGCCCTCAAGGCACTGACGTCGGATCCGTTGGTGGACGAGGTCATCGGCGCGGTGATCGTCGCCGACCAGGGTGCCGACAAAGCCTGCGCTCATCCTGACTTCCCAGCCGCGGCAGCACTTTTGGGTGATCGGCTCACGATCCACAACCAGCCCAACCTCGGTGGCTCCGGTGGCTACAGCCGCGTCATGTACGAGGCGCTGAAGAACACCGACTGTGAACAGATCCTGTTCATGGACGACGACATCCGCATCGAGCCCGACTCGGTGCTGCGAGCCCTCGCGCTCAACCGCTTCGCCAAGACGCCCACCCTTATCGGCGGGCAGATGCTCAACCTGCAGGAGCCGTCGCACCTGCACGTCATGGGCGAGGTTGTCGACCGGTCCAACTTCATGTGGACCAACGCGCCTTTCACCCAGTACGACCACAACTTCGCCAAGCATCCGCTCAGCGACGACGACGAGCGCAGCCTTGCCCTGCACCGCCGTATCGACGTCGACTACAACGGCTGGTGGATGTGCATGATCCCGCGCCAGGTCGCCGAGGAACTCGGCCAGCCGCTGCCGCTGTTCATCAAGTGGGATGACGCCGACTACGGGCTGCGCGCCGGTGAGCACGGCTACGGCACGGTGACGATGCCCGGCACCGCGATCTGGCACATGGCCTGGAGCGACAAGGACGACGCGATCGACTGGCAGGCCTACTTCCACCTGCGTAACCGGCTGGTGGTCTCGGCCCTGCACTGGGACGGCCCGGTGCGCGGATTGCTGGGTAGCTCGCTGAAGGCGACATTCAAACACCTTCTGTGCCTTGAATATTCGACTGTCGCGATCCAGAACAAGGCGATCGCCGACTTCCTGGCCGGCCCCGAGCACATCTTCTCCATCCTGGAGTCGGCGCTCCCGGAGGTCCGCAGCATGCGTGCGCAGTACCCGGACGCCGTCGTCCGGCCGGGTGCCACCTCGTTGCCCAAGCCCAGTGGTCGCACCAAAGTGCACAAGCCGCCGGTGTCGTTGCCCGCCATCGGATTTCGGCTGACCCGGGGTGTGCTCCACCAGCTGCGCAAGGAGAATCCGGACCACCACGAACGCCCCCAGCTCAACGTGCCCACCCAGGATGCCCGCTGGTTCCTGCTGTGCAAGGTCGACGGCGTCACCGTCACCACCGCGGACGGGCGGGGTGTGGTCTTCCGCCAGCGCGACCGAGCCAAGATGTTCGCCCTACTGCGTGAATCGATGCGTCAGCACGTCAGGCTGGCCCGTAAGTACAACCGGATGCGCAAGGTGTACCGCCGGGCGCTGCCGGTGCTCTCCAGCAAGGAGAAGTGGGAGACGGTGCTGTTCGACAAGGCCGCAGTCAATGCCTGA
- a CDS encoding HAD family hydrolase: MLPALIATDVDGTLLDDEERVTDRTREVIRAAVESGAHFVLATGRPPRWIPPIVEALGFAPMAVCANGAVLYDPEQDRVISARTLSVDLLGELAEIATRVIPGVGLAVERVGRSAHDSATPQFVSSPGYEHAWLNPDNTEVSFEDLLSAPAVKLLIRKAGARSSDMAEVLLKHIGIQGDITYSTNNGLIEVNPIGTSKATGVEEVARPLEITAEDVVAFGDMPNDVPMLRWAGLGVAMGNAHPEAIAAANEVTAPNTDDGLARVLERWWL; the protein is encoded by the coding sequence ATGTTGCCCGCCCTGATCGCCACCGATGTGGACGGCACGCTGCTCGACGACGAGGAGCGGGTCACCGACCGCACCCGCGAGGTCATCCGGGCCGCGGTGGAATCCGGTGCGCACTTCGTCCTGGCGACGGGGCGCCCGCCGCGCTGGATCCCGCCGATCGTGGAGGCCCTGGGGTTCGCGCCGATGGCGGTGTGCGCCAACGGTGCGGTGCTCTATGACCCCGAGCAGGACCGGGTCATCTCCGCGCGCACATTGTCGGTCGACCTGCTCGGCGAGCTCGCCGAGATCGCGACCCGCGTCATCCCCGGTGTGGGGCTCGCAGTCGAGCGGGTGGGCCGCAGTGCGCACGACTCGGCGACACCACAGTTCGTCAGTTCCCCCGGTTACGAACATGCCTGGCTCAATCCGGACAACACCGAGGTGTCCTTCGAGGACCTGCTGAGCGCCCCGGCGGTCAAACTGTTGATCCGCAAGGCCGGGGCGCGCAGCTCCGATATGGCCGAGGTGTTGCTCAAACACATTGGTATTCAGGGTGATATCACCTACTCGACGAACAATGGCCTCATCGAGGTCAATCCGATCGGGACGAGCAAGGCCACCGGGGTCGAAGAGGTGGCCAGGCCGCTGGAGATCACCGCCGAGGACGTGGTGGCGTTCGGTGACATGCCCAACGATGTGCCGATGCTGCGCTGGGCGGGTCTCGGTGTGGCGATGGGCAATGCTCACCCGGAGGCGATCGCGGCCGCCAACGAGGTCACCGCACCCAACACCGACGACGGGCTGGCGCGGGTCCTCGAGCGCTGGTGGCTCTAG
- the zomB gene encoding flagellar motor control protein ZomB: protein MQRSSSVELLTPESDGVKPEGPKVLWAPSFPYTPVTRISLWVSVVVVAGLFGWGAWQRRWIADDGLIVLRTVRNLLAGNGPVFNAGERVESNTSTLWTYLNYLGAVIGGPVRLEYVALTLALTLSVAGAVLVMLGTARLYAPSLRGRSALLVPAGAVVYIAIPPARDFATSGLENGLVLAWIGLLWWMLVCWSQRSRSQPATLWFTAALAVVAGLSVLVRPELALMGGLALVMMVISARDWRTRALIVVAGGLLPVAYQIFRMGYYALLVPQTALAKDATGDKWGQGLIYLANFNKPYALWIPALLLIALAAVLLTGRGTPWWVPSPEAPGGPGRLARRIQSPTAVVIFMLLSGLLQALYWIRQGGDFMHGRVLLTPVFCLVAPIAVIPLALPDGTRFSRDKGLLLSGAAAALWLAVIGWSLWAANSPGLGSDATRVTYSGIVDERRFYSQATGHAHPLTAADYLDYPRMRAVVVAINNTPDGALLLPSGNYDVWDVVPAFPPPPPPPGMSMDSWRRQIAPHTVFFTNLGMVGMNVGLNTRVIDQIGLANPLAAHTARLEDGRIGHDKNLFPDWAVAEGPWLKEHPYVPPYLDEGWIKEAGVALQCPETARKLESIRAPLGIRRFLSNVVHSLDYTGYRINRVPQYELLRCGLDEPALDGTPYTGLPATGP from the coding sequence TTGCAGCGATCGTCTTCAGTTGAGCTGCTGACTCCTGAATCCGACGGGGTCAAACCCGAAGGGCCCAAAGTGCTTTGGGCCCCGTCCTTCCCGTACACACCGGTCACCCGGATCAGCCTGTGGGTCAGCGTGGTGGTTGTCGCCGGGCTGTTCGGCTGGGGTGCCTGGCAACGCCGCTGGATCGCCGACGACGGCCTCATCGTGTTGCGCACCGTGCGCAACCTGCTGGCCGGCAACGGCCCGGTGTTCAACGCCGGCGAGCGGGTCGAGTCCAACACCTCGACGCTGTGGACCTATCTCAACTACCTGGGTGCGGTCATCGGCGGCCCGGTGCGCCTGGAGTACGTCGCACTGACCCTGGCGCTGACGCTGTCGGTGGCCGGGGCGGTTCTCGTCATGCTGGGCACCGCCCGGCTCTACGCGCCGAGCCTGCGCGGCCGAAGTGCCCTGCTGGTTCCGGCCGGCGCGGTGGTCTACATCGCGATCCCGCCCGCCCGGGACTTCGCCACCTCGGGCCTGGAGAACGGGCTCGTGCTCGCCTGGATCGGCCTGCTGTGGTGGATGCTGGTCTGCTGGTCTCAGCGGTCGCGCTCACAGCCCGCCACACTCTGGTTCACCGCCGCACTGGCCGTGGTTGCCGGGCTGAGCGTGCTGGTCCGCCCCGAACTGGCCCTCATGGGCGGGCTGGCGTTGGTGATGATGGTCATCAGCGCCCGCGACTGGCGCACCCGCGCGCTCATCGTGGTCGCAGGCGGCCTGCTGCCGGTCGCGTATCAGATCTTCCGGATGGGCTACTACGCCCTGCTGGTCCCGCAGACCGCGCTGGCCAAGGACGCCACCGGCGACAAGTGGGGCCAGGGGCTGATCTATCTGGCCAACTTCAACAAGCCCTATGCGCTGTGGATCCCGGCGCTGCTGCTCATCGCGCTGGCCGCCGTGCTGCTCACCGGTCGCGGCACACCGTGGTGGGTCCCGAGCCCCGAGGCGCCCGGCGGTCCCGGCCGGCTGGCCCGCCGGATCCAAAGCCCCACTGCCGTAGTGATCTTCATGCTCCTCAGCGGGCTGCTGCAGGCGCTGTACTGGATCCGCCAAGGCGGCGATTTCATGCACGGCCGGGTTTTGCTGACTCCGGTGTTCTGCCTGGTGGCCCCGATCGCGGTGATCCCCCTTGCGCTGCCGGACGGCACCCGCTTCTCCCGGGACAAAGGCCTGTTACTCAGCGGCGCGGCGGCAGCGCTGTGGCTCGCGGTCATCGGGTGGTCGTTGTGGGCGGCCAACTCACCGGGGCTGGGTTCGGACGCCACCCGCGTCACCTACTCCGGGATCGTCGACGAGCGGCGGTTCTACTCCCAGGCCACCGGCCACGCGCACCCGCTCACCGCGGCCGACTATCTGGACTATCCGCGGATGCGCGCGGTGGTGGTAGCCATCAACAACACTCCCGACGGTGCGCTGTTGCTGCCGTCGGGCAACTACGACGTATGGGACGTCGTGCCCGCGTTCCCGCCGCCGCCGCCTCCGCCAGGAATGTCGATGGACAGCTGGCGTCGTCAAATCGCGCCGCACACAGTCTTTTTCACCAACCTGGGCATGGTCGGCATGAACGTCGGACTTAATACCAGGGTGATCGATCAGATCGGCCTGGCCAATCCGCTGGCCGCCCACACCGCGCGGCTCGAGGACGGCCGCATCGGTCACGACAAGAACCTCTTCCCGGACTGGGCGGTCGCCGAGGGGCCGTGGCTCAAGGAACATCCCTACGTTCCGCCCTACCTCGACGAGGGGTGGATCAAGGAGGCCGGGGTGGCGTTGCAGTGCCCCGAGACCGCCCGCAAGCTGGAGTCCATTCGCGCACCGTTGGGCATCCGTCGCTTCCTGTCCAACGTGGTCCACTCGCTGGACTACACCGGATATCGGATCAATCGGGTGCCTCAGTACGAGCTGTTGCGCTGTGGGCTCGATGAGCCTGCGTTGGACGGCACCCCGTACACTGGGTTACCGGCCACTGGGCCCTAG
- a CDS encoding decaprenyl-phosphate phosphoribosyltransferase, which yields MSEEAAPVTGPPSNLATGIVKAIRPRQWVKNLLVLAAPLAALGRDVHYDYGDVLFKVSIAFVVFCLAASSIYLVNDARDVEADRAHPTKRFRPIAAGVLPVGLAYGIATVLGVASLGIAWWLTPQLALVMAVYIAIQLAYCFGLKHQAVLDICIVSSGFLIRAIAGGVAAGIPLSQWFLLVMAFGSLFMAAGKRYAELQLAERTGAKIRKSLESYTSTYLRFVWTLSATAVVLCYGLFAFERDGSTGSWWAVSIVPFTIAILRYAVDVDGGLAGEPEEIALRDRVLQLLGLLWIGTVVAAIVFS from the coding sequence GTGAGTGAGGAAGCCGCACCGGTCACCGGGCCCCCGAGCAATCTGGCCACCGGCATCGTCAAGGCGATCCGCCCGCGGCAATGGGTCAAGAATCTGCTGGTGCTGGCGGCTCCGCTGGCGGCACTGGGTCGCGACGTCCACTACGACTACGGCGACGTGTTGTTCAAGGTGTCGATCGCCTTCGTGGTGTTCTGCCTGGCGGCGTCGTCGATATACCTGGTGAACGACGCCCGCGACGTGGAAGCTGATCGTGCCCACCCGACCAAGCGGTTCCGGCCGATCGCCGCCGGTGTGCTGCCCGTCGGGCTGGCCTACGGCATCGCGACCGTGCTCGGGGTGGCGTCGCTGGGCATCGCCTGGTGGCTCACCCCGCAGCTTGCGCTGGTGATGGCGGTCTACATCGCGATCCAGCTGGCCTACTGCTTCGGGCTCAAACATCAAGCGGTGCTTGACATCTGCATCGTTTCCTCGGGCTTCCTGATCCGCGCCATCGCCGGTGGTGTGGCGGCGGGTATCCCGCTGTCGCAGTGGTTCCTGCTGGTGATGGCATTCGGCTCGCTGTTCATGGCGGCCGGAAAGCGTTATGCCGAACTGCAACTCGCCGAGCGCACCGGGGCCAAGATCCGTAAGTCACTGGAGAGCTACACCAGTACCTACCTGCGGTTCGTGTGGACTCTGTCGGCGACGGCCGTGGTGCTCTGCTACGGCCTGTTCGCCTTCGAGCGCGACGGCAGCACCGGGTCCTGGTGGGCGGTGTCGATCGTGCCGTTCACCATCGCGATCCTTCGCTACGCCGTCGACGTCGACGGTGGGCTGGCGGGGGAGCCCGAGGAGATCGCACTGCGCGACCGGGTGTTGCAGCTGTTGGGGCTCTTGTGGATCGGAACAGTAGTTGCAGCGATCGTCTTCAGTTGA